The Primulina tabacum isolate GXHZ01 chromosome 7, ASM2559414v2, whole genome shotgun sequence genome includes a window with the following:
- the LOC142550587 gene encoding uncharacterized protein LOC142550587 yields MAIATIVAATLQGFVNPLANAIQPPQEPQPRGIKYHYESLRRNRVPTFHGNPHPEVSHNWLKNVESQLHLLEVPEELRIEVVTPFLEDRARKWWETMSPSLAEVEDITWQIFKREFLKQYYPAEFRLQKLNEFETFRQTLDMTVLEYTSRFNDLGTYVPTIMSDETLKMHRFKRGLNSRIQSALAVFIPNNFTDLMGAAMSAETDIKRREDENMSKRPLVNQTTQNGPKYKKPNHSSGSPRGNFNSTGNTEGKWCDTCRRKHVGECYRKTGACFKCGKVGHRIKDCPDNKDKGAGPSKQHENKTNARVYAITQEEADNTNEVVAGTILLNKMPAYVLFDCGVTHSFVSRRFAKKLKLEHNILSETLRVATPASKTI; encoded by the coding sequence atggcaatagctactATCGTAGCAGCGACGTTGCAAGGATTCGTAAACCCATTGGCTAACGCTATTCAACCACCTCAAGAACCACAACCGCGTGGGATTAAATACCATTATGAATCCCTCAGAAGaaatcgagttccaactttcCATGGGAATCCACACCCAGAAGTCAGTCATAATTGGCTCAAAAATGTCGAATCGCAATTACACCTACTTGAAGTACCTGAAGAATTGAGAATAgaggttgtaacaccgtttCTGGAGGACAGAGCACGAAAATGGTGGGAAACCATGTCACCGTCTCTAGCCGAAGTGGAAGATATCACATGGCAGatttttaagagagaatttCTGAAACAATACTATCCAGCCGAATTCCGTCTGCAGAAGCTGAATGAATTTGAAACTTTCAGGCAGACACTGGATATGACAGTACTGGAATATACCTCAAGGTTTAATGATCTGGGAACCTATGTCCCAACAATTATGTCCGATGAAACCTTGAAGATGCATCGTTTTAAAAGAGGACTGAACAGCCGGATTCAATCGGCTTTAGCGGTGTTCATACCAAACAACTTTACGGACTTGATGGGCGCGGCAATGAGTGCGGAAACAGATATTAAGCGCCGAGAAGATGAAAACATGAGTAAAAGACCATTGGTCAACCAAACTACTCAAAATGGTCCCAAATATAAGAAGCCGAATCATTCAAGTGGATCCCCAAGAGGAAATTTTAACAGTACTGGCAACACCGAAGGAAAGTGGTGCGATACATGTCGACGGAAGCATGTTGGGGAATGTTATCGGAAGACAGGTGCTTGTTTTAAGTGCGGAAAAGTAGGTCATAGAATTAAGGACTGTCCAGACAATAAGGACAAAGGGGCGGGGCCCAGCAAACAACATGAAAACAAGACCAATGCTCGGGTTTATGCTATAACCCAAGAGGAAGCCGACAACACCAACGAAGTGGTGGCAGGTACCATCTTACTCAATAAAATGCCTGCATATGTTCTGTTTGATTGTGGAGTCACAcattcatttgtgtctagaagatttgctaaaaAGCTTAAACTTGAGCATAATATTCTTAGTGAGACGTTAAGAGTTGCAACACCTGCCAGCAAAACAATTTAA